The Syngnathoides biaculeatus isolate LvHL_M chromosome 1, ASM1980259v1, whole genome shotgun sequence region ATCATCCAGCTCCATCATCTCCACTAACACATAAACAAGCAATCAATCCATAAAGAAAGACCAACCCAGAATCCTCACTATGAAAGCTTTAATAAATCAGGCTCTGCTTAACAATTTAGCATGATTTAAATAAACAATTCATGAAATTGTTTTGTCTAAAACTAACATAATATTCTGTTGCACAAAGATTTAAGATAATGCCTGCAATACAACAATATCtttcacagaaaagaaaaaaagtaaagcacAATATTATCGGATTAAGGTGCCCGCAGCATCAAATGTGCACTTAATGCCgctgtagcattttttttttttacatgatctAATTATGTGTATTATTCaagtatataatgtattttttgagcTGCAACAACCAATCAATGAATCAATAACAAAACGATCATCATattaatcacacacaatcacaatcatGTTGATCATTTTAGATTAATCGTTtaaggaacttttttttaaaaatctaaaatcaTAGGAATCATCAGAAACTCAGCCTCTCAAATGTGAAAATTCTCCGATTCATGTATTCCTCTATGACAGCTGACTGATTTCGTTTCATCAAATATGCAAAGATGTACTTTTATTTTCGGGGAACCTTTGCTTATATTCTACTATTACACGCTAAGTCAAGAATTGAATAATTCTCAATTTATTCATGTTTATTATcaatttatatatgtatttttgcattgtCAACTTGAAATGTCCTGtttaataatataaaatgtttcACATACACAATATTTCTATCTCTACCCCTCTCTCTCTATACACATATGCGCATTAATTCATTATTAGCATTTCTGTCCAAAGAACATACTATGTGTTATGTGTGATTGCATGTTTCATTCGCTCACAATGACGTAAAAAGACGAGCGGGAACAACGTAGTGCGTGGAAAAAGTACCGCAGAGAACCCCAAAATGAACAGATGCAACTCTACACTTTTACAACACAGTAAGAAGTAATGTATGTTATAAATCTATTTTAAGCTATGTTGCCACAAGTGTGCCTACAAAATTGACTCAACCTTATTGTTTCTACTTAGAGCAGCACCGTTAAAAATGCGAGGATCATGATTGTTCACTTAACGGAAAGTGACGAGAAAAAGAATTCCTTTACTCTGCTGGAAAAACGTTTCGATATGTTGTGAAATGTCAACATGAAAACAGGGATGCATTAAGCAATGCTGTATAATGTATGAATTTGACTAGCTTACCTGATTTAACGTTACACTCGCCTTCAGAATCGTCGGGCCTGTGAGTTTGGAGCGTAGATAACATTTGGAGGTAGTTAGAGCTCAAATCAAAGCGTTTCTACCTCAACAACTAGCGACTATTATAAATATCCACAAACCAACAAGATTTTGAGAAGATATGTTTCTCTGTTTCCCTCTCCttcgtttttcttcttctccttcgttcttcttcttcttcttcttctccttcgttcttcttcttcttctccttcgttcttcttcttctcctccttcgttcttcttcttctacttcgttcttcttctgctgctccTTCTtctactgctgctgctggtgccgTACGCCGCTTGGATGCCACTTGGAAAACAATATTAGATGAGAATATATCGCCACCTCCCGAGAAGGAGTATGAAATGAAATGGCTATTTTCAATGATCAAATTTGTGGTTTTCagtctaaaacaaaaacaaaaaaacccacaaaatcacaCGCCCGGCCCCtcccaagacaaaaaaaaaaaaaacggtgtccAAGTGCGAGCATAATCAACATTAAAACACTGGAGTATCTTAGGcccacattttgttttaaagtctATTAATGAGAATTAATGTTagctttttttatattttaattattgtacTCATAATCACTCGAGGGGAAACTAAAACTCCTaaactgcagcacatttatATGCTTCAAACCACACATcaggcacatgcacacatggaCACCAAGTGGTTCCCTGGATGGAATAAAAGTGTCCTTTTTTTATGCAGACCGGTTTTCTTCATTCgtcaaaatgttaaataaatacaatttaaaaaaaactaatcgTTCCATCATCAATTCCACCCTTGGGAGAATCATACATATCCTTCCACCTTGATTTATTTGGGAATAAATGCTGGCACTTAAGGCGGTACTGGTACGTCTGctttgagcgttggcctcacagttctgaggactgaggtttaAATCCTGgtccaacctgtgtggagtttggatgttctccctgtgcctgcatgggttttctccgagaactccggtttcctgccacattccaaaaacatgcatcaattggagactccaaattgaccataggtgtgattgtgagtgcaaattgttgtttgactctatgtgccctgtgattggctggcaacccgccAACCAGTTTACAGTCTACCCCACCTCCAAAAATAggtgggatgagctccagcgctcctgggacccttgtgaggataagtggctcctaaaatggatggatcgtgccactttaaatggtggcaggtatGTGCTGACAGGCATTTacttgaatttgaatgtgattgctTGATTCTGAACACATTTCTAAGAAGGTGTGTGCAGTCAcatcaatgatgatgatgacagaaATAAATGCGTTACAGCTTTGTTCTTAATTGTATTAATAATTCCGACAAAGGTTGGCCATTTTGGGGACTTGAGCAAAAAGGGTACACAAAAAACGCTATACCTTTGTTAATTAATCTTCTGTGGTGCGGTCTGTAGTTTTGTGGATTGTTGCAGCAGGAATCCTTTGATCATCAGAACAAAACTAAGGACCTTGTAGAATTCAGGAGCACAACCACCACCCAGTCCATTACCATCCTTTCTTTTCTTGACAggataaatataaaatacaacacACTGTGGAtatataatgggaaaaaaacatatctaCATACCCCTaatcaaatgccaggtttttgtgatataaaaatgagtttaaatCACTTAAAAACCTCTCCACCAGTACTGTGATAATAATCTGTAATCTAATccctcaattgaaaaaaaaaaaagtcgtttgAGTTGGtttgacaaaaaatgtgaaCTAATGTCAAATtgctgagtaaaaaaaaagaaaacacggaAAACAGTTAAGGCCCTGCATCACTTCTCATATGCCTGTCTGAGCCAGTAGAGTGGCAGAACAGAAATCTTAtgtcacaaagaaaaacatctaagtcactttgaaaaaaataatttaagaaaatccTTGCAAGCTCTCAAACACTCAACTGTAAAATGATTCACTGGTTCGATGAAAGGAAAGCATGTTTGGTTTAAACACAactctgcttttcttttcttttttcaccacaagccTACCAGAACATGTATTTTGGTTAGTGGCACTCGTGTGAGATGAATCCTATCTAATCTACATTTTAATGTGTTTGATTCCAAACACAGCTTTGTTCCCGGTTATAATAGGGGGTGCTGTCTTGTGGAAACACACGAGttcttgaaaacatttttgtttttcactcatgTTCTACAGGTTATAGTTCTCTTTaacactgtcatttttttctaactgaTTTATCTTTGTCACTTccgaaatcataaaaatctaaCATTTGAGCAGGCATGTGTagacattttatattttgtacaatGGAAAAATGACTGTAAATCCAGTAATGTTGTCCCAATATAAGAGGTGTATGAAATAATCTGTCTACACTGATGgtgttggaggatgctttttcctccgcgtgttcatttaatttcggatagtgagaatgttggttatccaaatacaggctggagacgatgaacagtttcttcgaagcttttacttacagaatattctgggcacaaatgagtgacagacaatggctgtaggcGATCACAAGtacaaagatacagaggacttgcagcattGTTATTCTATCAGAAggatccgcatcacaaaagtatgaaaggaaaataaagagcaatacaagagaatcgcatcataaaatgaagagcatcacaaaatatctccatcataatgactaaaccaaatctatctggtaataacaGGCACATTCCTATGTCCTGGTctctagtaaacatttcagcaagattcacataaggttaactgatgagctgccatgcttcaaacatgagttatacagtcatgactaaatatgagcagaagacacacttcaacATTAATTTAACAATGGTTATTGTTGTACTTGGAGTTTGTAGAGTTGTAGAACTTACATTATCATAGAGATATTAGCATTAACAATCTCATTGCttctactactattactactgaTGTGCTAACTGGTGAACAAAACGTAAAAAAATAGGAATGCTTTATATTAGGGGTAGCTGTTATAAACCTTAAATTGGATGGTCTATAGAATCTAGTAAACCCATTTCGTGCCATGGATATATTAATACGTTTTCATAAACCCATCtgtttaacccattcatgggcagcgtcccatttttgggacatcttgattttcacgcattatagctcagtggttagagcactggtttggtaaaccaggggttgtgggttcgtatcccactggggcctccactccctgagaagggttgcgtcaggaagggcatccggtgtaaaaattgtgccaaacatatatatgcgttcatctgagatgacacgctgtggtgaccccgaaagggacaagccgaaagaaacacacacacatatccttcagtatataaaaagatttaagtattttaatttgattctgattctcttttttgggacgatctactaagaaaacccaagtaccctctcgcgggcagcgtcccatttttggaacGAGATTATAATtcagtaaagttatcatatatcTTAATCATAaccgaaaaagaagtgttatttccttgattgtggcctattATGAGACTTttgtctcaataaggcaaaaaattgccaccctgcccatgaatgggttaatatcttttcaatgtctttttttttttttttaaacactgtaaTAGAGGGTTTGGCATAGCCCTACATCATGTGTCTAAGGGTTGGGTAGGATTTTAGTATGTTCAGCACGGTACCGTTTAAAGTATGTCAAACACTCAAACAACATTGACAAGAGTGTATTTAATATAtacatgtatcttttttttttgggggggggggttcatttaGTTTCTAATCCATTCCGAATCTTCAGGGTCTTCATGTAATCTGCTCCTCCTGATAGGTGGAGATGGAGATGGAACCGTAAGGGTCGACCACTGTCTGGGCACAGCGGACCACTGTCACCAGCAAGAAGAAACATAGAAGCGCGAGGAAGAAGAGGGCAAAGCCCAGATCCACATCAACCTCTAACGGAGCTGCGGGATGTGTCCCATGGTCCATGTGGCTGATCAAAGTTTCTGGTCCTGCGCCACACCCCACTCCCTCCCCCAATGTCAGTTAAAAACTTATACCAAGGAGACGCTGATCACCTCCGTGCtgcaaaagagaaaatgaaGATGAACGATATCTGAAGCTagacaaataaaaattaaagatAGATAGGCTATGCATATTTAGAGTGAGCGAAAGGTAGATGGGTAGAAATAATAGATCAACAAGATAGAGCTGGAGCAATGGCTAGAGATGCAGCACTAGAGTTCTGTAAAAAACAATAGAAGGAGAGAAAGGTAGCTACAGATAATATCTTAGAGACAGATAAACTAGAGCTCCATAGAAATGTAGGGATAGAAATGGAGAGATCTCCAAGATAGAGCTTAATATAGTTAGTTATAAACAGATATCTGATCGAGAGAAATGTTGTGAATCcagatttcttgtttttttttttaattcaccatTTTATCAAGTAGACATGCAAGATTCTTTTTACCTATGATTTCACAGCATGCATTATACAATATTTTGAGGGATACCAACATTCATACACTTCAGAATGTACCAAAACATTCAAGCATCACAGACATTATTACAATGTGAACATTACACCTCAAGAAGAAATAATTGTACGGTGAGTAAATATCTGACTTACCACACTGCCTTTCTTGCACTgcaattacttttgttttttttccagcatgtgTTCAAACTTTTGAGGAGTTTCAAATGGCTGTGTTGGTTCGTCAGCTTCTTCCTATAATGCCAGTCACATAAGACAGTCATTGGGTTCTCGCAGCTTTTATGCTTATCTTCTTTCCCTCAGGATCATCGCATGGCAAAACAATCTTATTTGCATACATTGGGGAACATTATACTGCACTGAGATATCATTGTACAATATATGTGTGAGCTGATTTATGTCTCTACAAGTTAAAGGCTATCAGGTACTCGCGTTGCTGCAACATTCATGCCATGGGCTTGCATTTTGCGACCTCCTCCAGAGCAGTAAGCCCTTATTAATACTTAAGAGGGAATTTGATAAGTCGACAGCGTGCAAGTGAATCAAACACCGTGCACACTTTTGTTCTCTTGTCAAAGGAGGCGCTTCCGTATCACCGATTAGACTTCGCCGTGTTCAAATTGAGGAGATGCTGACCTTATGTATCAGATAAGGCCAAAGGGGTACCACAAAAGGGGCCAAACATTTTCGGATTTGCAAGAAGTAAGGATAGCATGCGCAGGAGAAACAGGAGAAACAGTCGCAATTGACACatggagcacacattaaaataatcattatgAGCATATGTGTAAATTGATCAGCCGGTGTGTTCAATTAGCCTAGAAGGCCTTTTAGGTTGTGTGCCAAATAAACGGGAGGGCGGGAAGGAACTGAAGCAGGTTTTtggtcttaaaaaaataaacacacgctCAGACTTTCTCCAATGTTTTATACAACCCGTCACTCCAATGGGGAGTCTGTTTGcaaatataaaaaccttggtCCGGCAGAGGAACGACAGCGACGTCGGCGAGAGGGCCGATGCTTCTACTGTGGATGCCCGGGCCATTTAATAGCCCACTCTCCGGTCAGGCCCAAGGGCTCCGTCCTCAAGATCACGACTCCGAGTGTGAAGTACACCGCGGCGGGATCGAGTTGAGCACTGCTTCGAGTCACCTTGAGCATGGGGGGTCGTACTTATTCAGACGCTAACCTGATTAATCCACGGGTAGTCAAGGCCTTGAGCCCTGTGACCTTTCAGACGCAGCGGTTCCGCAACGCATTTGCGGACAATGGTAAATTCCTTCGCCGAGTGACTCACCGTACAcaatctctgaggatgacattCCGGACGCTCACACCTAGAAGATAAGTTTTCCCTGTATTTAACTCGCGGAGCAGCGatgtcatcttgggcagtccttGGCTTAAAAAACAACCCACACATCAACTGGACCACCGttcaaatcagggcatggggGGAAGAATGCAGTAAGGTGTGTTTCGGGGCTCTAGAAGAGAAGAGTTTACAGATCGGCAGCCGATTTACAGGAATTGAAATCTGTACCGGAATTATCAGCAGTGCCGTCCTGTTATCAGGaccttaaaggccaagtgtcatccctataaacattctaaaatagatattgtaatgaaaaatacataacattattcacttcacgtctatacgaaaaaataaatgtgagcggagagcacgtcatccatgcgcaaagttgcagaagtgtcattctacgatatccaagtggttgccgtcttggctgcatcctctgttggcgacgtcacccggacattcgccaatgaaaacatgcggtgcaccctaactatgggagacgaacacgccccttctgacacggaagctcttttcgaaaaggagaacaccacacaaccgagtgaagttaccggggcaatattacactattgtttcgagccatattctgatgatatgcgatcacggccaaaccgcctcccgtccgatccacttccgcggcggagataagccattgcggctcatcgcagctggccggtgtggctcatttttcagcaccgaggtggcttatcacggagccaagccgtgctgctttaggggggtgttcatagacgctgcagtacacgatgaacaacaccgtcgagccggggcgctttactgcgttgtcaccgaacgcggctgagtgaggcagagccaagccgtgctgctttagggggttgttcatcgacaccgcagtacgcgatgaacaacaccgtagagccggggcgctttacttgcgttgtcgtcgcacgctgctgagtgctgcattgtggcagcgttattcagagccgccgccatccgggGGCTCGTGCGCTGCGCTGGCGAAGTGATGCAGCAGCCCGACACCGTCGGgtgcgcacatcaacatatttcgtacgcggatcttttgttatgttgtgAGAGACGTATTACATGGTCTGCAcgaaactattatttttttttgtagctgttgtAGAGATTTGCGAGTTTCGACCCTACGaatgttcacgagtcgaggaagatatgaccaatgattagaaaaagttaacagcaaatggatttattacaaaggaatgtgcagtacagacgtttGGGTCTTATCGAGGtatctgctgcacacgagacgtgtgttttctggcaggatagccaaagaagaagacaaaagctgcccagtaacacgaggtttttatatgtttgggtccatggtagaagtggctgccccccgcagtctggtcctgggctgggatggtaactttctgctccttatctggtgtcgttcatcTCCACAGAAACGCCTGGGAGGGGAgtatggcgccagccggttttctgcgtacaaagatcaaggacaaccaccggctccacaacacatccctGTCTGATtggcaaatggacaacactttatgttgattaaatgtataaggttatatttaagcaaataatgaaagtgcaataaaagtgaaatagtcttcactgtatacacacctacctgtcaattggaacccacgaagctctcgtcctctgcacccatgcaatccatttttcatgacaaaccgtgtctcttgcaaacttatgaagggtaaatccatcctcccgattgttcaagcaatgtccagtaaTGCAACgaggcagcattttggctaacacaaaggaacaacgagctaccttcccggaggtaaaagtaatggaaacaaacgagtccacttgagggcgggtcggtccttcacgtcacttcctgcttcttctcgaaaacaaatccctcgagaggattttcatggcgcgagttacaaaaagctgtatacgtcaaaaacatgttttgtggtgaaaaaacacatgggtccatgttggctgttttttcattaataacttactagaaatcatgcatttcatgacagtggcatttTAAGGAAGTTTTTTCAGAGGCAACGGCCAAATTCCTTCCGCCGGACCGCCCGTACGATTGTGCTATCGAGTTgttgcccggcacctcacctTGAGGGAGGCttttttcattaacaggacCGGAACACCGATCCATGAAAGAGTATGTGGCTAGCGGCAGGACTCATCCGACCATCATCGTCGCCGACAGGAGCAGGAttcttctttgtcaaaaagaagGACATCTCGTTATGGCCCTGTATTGATTACAGGGGACTTAATTACATCACCaccaagaacaggtaccctcttctcCTAATTGCCACCGCATTCAAGCTGCTTcaaggggcccggatcttcaccaagttggatttacaaaatgcgtaccatctggtacgtatcagagaaggggacgagtggaagactgcctttaatacaccaacaggccacgacaagtacctggtgatgccgtttggccTGACTAACGGGCCAGCAGTGTTTTACAATTTTATTAATAATGTGCTGCgggagagactgaacaagaaCGTGATTGTCTATCTCGACAACATTCTGATCTTTTCTCCAGATGAAGCTTCCCACATCGAGCACCTCAGAGAGGTGCTGCTGCAGCTACTACGACATAAcctatatgtcaagatggaaaagtgcgaGTTTCACCGACCTTCCTGGGATAAATCTTGGCCGAGGGACAGATTCGCATGGATCCCAGTAAGGTCGACTCTGTTCGCCAAAgcccactcccaccaatcgcagggaggtgcagagATTTATCGGCTTAGCCAACTTCTGCTGCTTCTACTTCTAAGTTCATCAGTAACTTCAGTTCCATTGCTGCTCCCTTGCACACCCTCACTTCAAACTGCAATTCATTCGAGTGGGAtgtgacctgccaggaggcctttgatAGATTTTGACcgagtttcaccacagctcctgttctcatcatgccagatccagagaggcagtttgtggtggaggtggatgcatcggactcgggaatgggagcagtactctcccagaggtgGGCAAGGGATGAAAGACTTCTCCTGTGCGCCTTCTTGTCTAAGAGACTGATTCCGGCAGAGCACAATTATGATGTGGGCGATCGTGAATTATTGGCGGTCAAAACggaatggagacactggctggGGGGGCTCACAAGTGTCATTTGTGGTCCTTACGGACCATAATAAcgtggagtacctgaggaccgccaagagactgaatgctcatcaggccaggtgggcactctttttCACTCGCTTCcggttcactctgtcctttcgtCCAGGCTCAAAGAATGGCAAACCAAACACTATCccggatccatgaaggggagcgaATGGTGTCCGTGAGTGTTCCGATACTTCTGGAGGTCTGCTTcatgtccgggttcacctgggagatcgAGACACGAGTAAAGGAGGCTTTAGGGGACTCTCCGGGCCCAGACGAATGTCCTCCCGGCCGTCTGTTCATTGTACCCTCGAGGAGACGTCGTTGATTGGGCCCACACAAACAAGACCGTCCGTCACCCTGGCATGGTAAAGACCCGATCAGTAGTTGAAcaacagttttggtggccaaatcTGGGAAAGGACGTGAGGGAGTATGTCAACGCGTGCCCAATCCGTATGGCCAATAATACCCCTTGCCTGCGACCTATGGGTGAGCTACGGCCGCTACCAATTCCCTCTCGCCCCTGTTCACACATTTCTCTAGACTTCGTTACAGGTCCACCCTGCTCCCAGGGAAACACAGTGGTGCTCTCAGTCATCGATCGGTTTtctaagatggtccacttcataCCAGCTCCCAAGATTCCCTCCGCCAAGCAGACTGCGCACCTACTACTAGACAATGCCGTCCGCTATCATCGCTTGCTAGTGGATGTagtgtcggacagaggaccgCAAGTCGTGTCtcggttctggaaggagttctgcaccctcatcaggGCAAAATTAAGCCTCACTTCAGGTCATCACCTGGAGTCCAATGggcaaacagaaaaaataaattgggaaTTGGAGACCGTTCT contains the following coding sequences:
- the LOC133504058 gene encoding cortexin domain-containing 1 protein-like, which encodes MDHGTHPAAPLEVDVDLGFALFFLALLCFFLLVTVVRCAQTVVDPYGSISISTYQEEQIT